From Argopecten irradians isolate NY chromosome 12, Ai_NY, whole genome shotgun sequence, one genomic window encodes:
- the LOC138304951 gene encoding putative uncharacterized protein ENSP00000383309 translates to MAPVRLNNYKPTQEQPPISILAEHPPISILPEHPPISILPEQPPIYIQPKHPQISILPEQSPISILSEHPPISILPEQPPISILSEHPPISILPKQPPISILPEHPRISILPEHPPISIIPEHSPISVLPKQPPISILPEQPPISILSEHPPISILPEQLPISILPDQPPFSILPKQPPISILPEQPPICILPKQPPICILAEHPPISILPEHPPISILPEEPPIYIQPKHPQISILPEHPFNLHST, encoded by the exons ATGGCTCCTGTTAGGTTGAATAACTACAAACCTACACAAG AACAACCCCCAATCTCCATTCTAGCTGAACATCCCCCAATCTCCATTCTACCTGAACATCCCCCAATCTCCATTCTACCTGAACAACCCCCAATCTACATTCAACCTAAACATCCCCAAATCTCCATTCTACCTGAACAATCCCCTATCTCCATTCTATCTGAACATCCCCCAATCTCCATTCTACCTGAACAACCCCCAATCTCCATTCTATCTGAACATCCCCCAATCTCCATTCTACCTAAACAACCCCCAATCTCCATTCTACCTGAACATCCCCGAATCTCCATTCTACCTGAACATCCCCCAATCTCCATTATACCTGAACATTCCCCAATCTCCGTTCTACCTAAACAACCCCCAATCTCCATTCTACCTGAACAACCCCCTATCTCCATTCTATCTGAACATCCCCCAATCTCCATTCTACCTGAACAACTCCCTATCTCCATTCTACCTGACCAACCCCCATTCTCCATTCTACCTAAACAACCCCCAATCTCCATTCTACCTGAACAACCCCCAATCTGCATTCTACCTAAACAACCCCCAATCTGCATTCTAGCTGAACATCCCCCAATCTCCATTCTACCTGAACATCCCCCAATCTCCATTCTACCTGAAGAACCCCCAATCTACATTCAACCTAAACATCCCCAAATCTCCATTCTACCTGAACATCCCTTTAATCTCCATTCTACCTGA